A window of the Henningerozyma blattae CBS 6284 chromosome 10, complete genome genome harbors these coding sequences:
- the RPL2B gene encoding 60S ribosomal protein uL2 (similar to Saccharomyces cerevisiae RPL2A (YFR031C-A) and RPL2B (YIL018W); ancestral locus Anc_7.187) produces the protein MGRVIRNQRKGAGSIFTSHTRLRQGAAKLRSLDYAERHGYIRGVVKQIIHDAGRGAPLAKVVFRDPYKYKLREEIFIANEGMHTGQFIYAGKKASLNVGNVLPLGSVPEGTIVSNVEERPGDRGALARASGNYVIVIGHNPDENKTRVRLPSGAKKIISSDARGVIGVIAGGGRVDKPLLKAGRAFHKYKVKRNSWPKTRGVAMNPVDHPHGGGNHQHIGKASTISRGAVAGQKAGLIAARRTGLLRGSQKTQD, from the exons ATGG GTAGAGTTATTCGTAACCAAAGAAAGGGTGCTGGTTCTATTTTCACTTCCCACACCAGATTGAGACAAGGTGCTGCCAAGTTGAGATCTTTGGATTATGCTGAAAGACACGGTTACATTCGTGGTGTTGTCAAGCAAATCATCCACGATGCTGGTAGAGGTGCTCCATTAGCTAAGGTTGTTTTCCGTGACCCATACAAGTACAAGTTACGTGAAGAAATCTTCATTGCTAACGAAGGTATGCACACTGGTCAATTCATTTACGCCGGTAAGAAGGCTTCTTTGAATGTCGGTAACGTCTTACCATTAGGTTCTGTCCCAGAAGGTACTATTGTCTCCAACGTCGAAGAAAGACCAGGTGACAGAGGTGCTTTAGCCAGAGCTTCTGGTAACTAcgttattgttattggtCACAACCCAGACGAAAACAAGACCAGAGTTAGATTACCATCTGGTGCTAAGAAGATTATCTCTTCTGATGCCAGAGGTGTCATTGGTGTTATTGCCGGTGGTGGTAGAGTTGACAAACCATTATTAAAGGCTGGTCGTGCTTTCCACAAGTACAAGGTTAAGAGAAACTCTTGGCCAAAGACCCGTGGTGTTGCCATGAACCCAGTTGACCATCCTCATGGTGGTGGTAACCATCAACATATTGGTAAGGCCTCTACTATCTCTAGAGGTGCTGTTGCTGGTCAAAAGGCTGGTTTGATTGCCGCCAGAAGAACTGGTTTACTACGTGGTTCTCAAAAGACTCAAGATTAG
- the VID28 gene encoding glucose-induced degradation complex subunit VID28 (similar to Saccharomyces cerevisiae VID28 (YIL017C); ancestral locus Anc_7.184), producing MTKPIVNELEELSYAIVGDQEAKLGLLLRSEKQSLLNQVFVLNRNQLTNRQENLKPELVPDISLKLDILYLLVNLDDTVQEELGPIYTNFISRIYNDTSFLTFLVKDQNYLINNIPVILKFVTLLRLCTNNCKSVKCPYIQNLNILLKSLIIINIEDKTGSDYQSLKIISELLYIFILLIKQNSPAKSSENYNEYYTLNHKTNPILKLDLNLTFYLQRLLLTIAEKYMYDIDFKYETKYPSGQSIRKQFVIYDCLANKNVTDSSVLVPNSLCISDNIDVSLMTNALALYSMVTEYRDDFKSLWNNFHFNIFLSSLLRSSSTAFKCSLLNFILQPYLLSVKVRKNIRRLRQFLPELFKCFEYQDLPWWFDPFDTINSLLEAYNVSHTRNNPILKFLTNTNIIQSLLSLFSQCLSLPYQTNDTLKTITKFIRLSSLISYHDEAYRTFFLKNDNFLNHLENSLDNHLDILKDFLSNEDQLRDLVSNKGITLPPIYDSEFTFCWLILLKAFSRSVTTLRAYLKKKRFAEQIYLIVKLTYQVIDTCDFAGKTFLEGEIKIMGAALGCICNFVMEFSSLQCQLLESGVEEMVGEILKNPKFKSVQQQSIAFDPLFSEETKTIIRTNSLWVLRHLMYNCQIVEKLELLKKIPLSIILEFINDPSWDVQVQCFELLRNLTCNSRKIVNMLLKNFRVAENDSFHDAKTLPANSTYLFDFLAKKLRLLNALVPVEEKILEAILYVIVNIAAVNERKKQMVFEQDEILEIIKEILTEDIDTKNSKYGNNSLLKLVSIWALSNLLWDSTLSLYAQYTLDPNSNFGIKDVDNDKGYSLDSRHVSYSRASRSITPNAASNFNESGTNIHIVDDESELRGYTKEYDEFVHGNDTVDGVPAETNTAIIERCQKLVDLGFYDLVKSKEFDDSLLVREKARVLAEHMDHLMRKKL from the coding sequence atgacAAAGCCAATAGTTAACGAGTTAGAAGAGCTCAGTTATGCGATAGTGGGGGATCAAGAAGCTAAGCTAGGGTTATTACTACGATCCGAGAAACAGTCATTATTGAACCAAGTATTTGTTTTGAATAGAAATCAACTTACTAATCGacaagaaaatttaaaaccaGAACTTGTACCAGATATTAGTTTAAAATTGGATATACTTTATTTACTAGTTAATTTAGACGACACAGTTCAAGAAGAATTAGGCCCAATTTATACAAATTTTATCAGTCGAATATATAATGATACTTCATTTTTGACATTTCTTGTTAAGGACCAAAACTATTTAATCAATAATATCCCAgttatattgaaatttgttACTTTGCTACGTCTTTGTACTAATAATTGCAAATCTGTTAAATGTCCTTACATCCAAAACctcaatatattattaaaatctctaattattattaatattgaagataaaaCTGGTTCCGATTATCAaagtttgaaaattatttctgaattattatatatatttattctattaATCAAGCAAAATTCCCCAGCTAAATCTTCTGAGAACTATAACGAATATTATACCTTAAATCACAAAACAAATCCAATATTAAAGTTAGATTTAAATCTCACGTTTTATTTACAGAGGCTACTGTTAACAATAGCcgaaaaatatatgtatgacattgattttaaatatgaGACCAAATACCCCTCAGGCCAAAGCATAAGAAAACAGTTCGTAATATATGATTGTCTAGCTAATAAGAATGTAACTGATTCATCAGTTTTAGTACCAAATAGCTTATGCATTTCTGACAATATTGATGTTAGCCTAATGACAAATGCTTTAGCTTTATATTCAATGGTAACGGAGTACAGAGATGATTTTAAGAGTCTTTggaataattttcattttaatatatttttatcgTCTTTGTTAAGAAGTTCAAGTACAGCATTTAAATGTTCTCTGctaaattttattctacAGCCTTACCTTTTAAGCGTTAAAGtgagaaaaaatattagaagattAAGACAATTTTTACCTGAATTGTTTAAATGTTTTGAATATCAAGATTTACCGTGGTGGTTTGATCCATTTGATACAATAAATTCTCTACTGGAAGCATATAATGTTTCGCATACTAGAAATAATCccattttgaaatttctaaCAAATACAAACATCATTCAAAGCTTACTGTCATTATTTTCTCAATGTCTCTCTCTGCCTTATCAGACCAATGATACCTTAAAAACGATTactaaatttattagattaaGTTCACTAATTTCTTATCATGATGAGGCATATAGAACTTTCTTCTTGAAAAAcgataattttttaaaccaTTTAGAGAATTCATTAGATAATCATTtggatattttaaaagattttcTAAGTAATGAAGATCAACTAAGAGACTTAGTTTCAAATAAAGGTATTACCTTACCGCCGATTTATGACTCTGAATTCACTTTCTGTTGgctaatattattaaaagctTTTTCAAGAAGTGTTACTACCTTAAGAGcttatttaaagaagaaaaggTTTGCGGAACAGATATATTTGATTGTTAAACTGACATACCAGGTTATCGATACTTGTGATTTTGCAGGTAAAACTTTCCTAGAAGGTGAGATTAAAATTATGGGAGCAGCGTTGGGTTGTATTTGCAATTTTGTTATGGAGTTTTCAAGTCTTCAATGTCAACTATTAGAATCAGGGGTCGAAGAAATGGTTggtgaaattttaaaaaatcctAAATTTAAATCGGTACAACAACAAAGTATTGCATTTGATCCATTATTTAGCGAGGAGACGAAAACTATTATCAGAACCAACTCTCTTTGGGTTTTGCGTCACTTGATGTATAACTGTcaaattgttgaaaaattagagCTGTTGAAAAAGATACCATTATCTATAATTTTAGAGTTTATTAATGACCCATCCTGGGATGTTCAAGTGCAATGCTTTGAACtattaagaaatttaacttgtaattcaagaaaaattgtCAACATgctattaaaaaattttcgaGTAGCTGAAAATGATTCATTCCATGATGCAAAGACATTACCGGCCAACTCtacatatttatttgactTCTTAGCTAAAAAACTAAGATTGTTAAATGCTTTAGTACCTGTTGAAGAAAAGATTTTAGAAGCCATTTTGTATGTGATTGTCAATATCGCTGCGGTTAATGAAAGGAAAAAGCAAATGGTATTTGAACAAGATGAAATactagaaattattaaggAAATTTTAACTGAGGATATTGATactaaaaattctaaatatgGAAATAACagtttattgaaattagtTAGTATTTGGGCATTAAGCAACTTATTATGGGATTCTACACTCTCACTTTATGCTCAATATACATTGGACCCTAACTCAAACTTCGGTATCAAAGATGTTGATAATGACAAGGGATATAGCTTAGATTCGAGACATGTTAGTTATTCACGTGCTAGTAGAAGCATCACACCCAACGCAGCctctaattttaatgaatcaGGCACAAATATCCATATAGTTGATGATGAGAGTGAGCTTAGAGGATATACCAAAGAATATGATGAATTTGTTCATGGTAATGATACAGTTGATGGGGTACCTGCAGAAACGAATACTGCTATTATTGAAAGATGTCAAAAATTAGTTGATTTAGGATTTTACGATCTAGTTAAAAGTAAGGAGTTTGATGATAGTTTGCTAGTAAGAGAAAAAGCAAGAGTGTTAGCTGAGCATATGGATCATTtaatgagaaaaaaattatga
- the RCF3 gene encoding Rcf3p (similar to Saccharomyces cerevisiae YBR255C-A; ancestral locus Anc_7.178) yields the protein MASCIGAAQGALFGITSGFLLKRYNKLYRNARFQVHVLYQCFCVAYTGAFKGDKQLISFQERYFQQENEKRKLLINKAADQGIFLEDDATIMSTIDT from the coding sequence ATGGCTTCTTGTATAGGGGCTGCACAAGGGGCATTATTCGGTATTACTTCTgggtttttattaaaaagatataataaGTTATATAGAAACGCAAGATTCCAAGTTCATGTCCTTTATCAATGCTTTTGTGTAGCTTATACAGGTGCATTTAAAGGTGATAAACAGTTAATAAGCTTCCAAGAAAGGTATTTCCAACAGGAAAatgaaaagagaaaattGTTAATCAATAAAGCTGCAGATCAAGGCATATTTTTAGAAGATGATGCAACCATTATGAGTACTATTGATACCTAG
- the MTC4 gene encoding Mtc4p (similar to Saccharomyces cerevisiae YBR255W; ancestral locus Anc_7.177), whose amino-acid sequence MSVEKTILLEDVDTKTGLTTLKTTHRLRNLNHRHHYHHHYNTNNQNNPKNFNDVTYPNSSDNIQATRADINRIKMVTKLVMDSKYGLMDDLNVEFNTLQKPSRDSVESLDDLSSSLTPSSVDDIKKYSDFYNCKSDKNRSKKTKKSQKNNAGTNPKKKSQSVEPALLSRARRSSTHRRSVSTDTFSRHDQLELESITNSTLKYNLTHKPLTAPMSKFSRINAERTRIYLEHYYNLLHKSISLDGIEVIHENLDGVYNPLQVIRNRKLRKKFNELVPGTLYIPKTPVIAIKEFSKTPEKTSPWFVDLPERSSDMVWRSSHWHDLVDHRGEYWFEEPSATATANLISKNYKKYSSLSYLKTKSDSGTPPRASNIISSSNANIYLSPSSNPSLSADIFANTTTIVSKDISKNYTITTQNILPKYVTTKMNSVKEVSTSPKLIQLPAIVTPQKFEISTINKANALSVPAGSGSTNPVGKSVSSNYTESMQHLSLLGSFATKTQSRNSQKTYSDSPTSNASMPINNSDTTNSKIVLNASTATHSTTNNIETVSTKNSNSKANNEKDNDTNQNRLTIPDHDTSVLLDVNVKDAPLEQHSPKNKLEKLISRSPWNKNQGSTNIMGLKSRSASSKSSKKVGFYKLSSNSNSNLGEAFNMQYVSNDSIETQDLGSKHKNNRRKSSSMKKQSFSHSTHTYLAPEDVVTNSHHNSHHNSSSGSSLSIVPENKTSKRNKVVRKLSSSEKINDQPHLSRLRAKIRHPNALNINTSFFSGNSNSNDFSTKASYQPSQIRLSSTMDNTINDNSKLTTEYTSNTKLHSPRHYDHDDDINNPKSGYYSEDEETDDSVHFDDDEENSGLEFNYKKKTFTSFVPSYDLDMQLQEDWKEARYVMGTVHLMQHRREIFHSIKRKELNKRVSEPVQNDAAGLFSDTSQVLDKYNSRLDTVISDADNWNSRWLNDYSVRVQTLISTTDRIMTDINTTLTLKLKLFQENAEKYESLKNIHAQRMSKILYRCLEFLLVVFFTILRVIVRGLKDIRHILDLFLDLLTWLLW is encoded by the coding sequence ATGTCAGTGGAAAAAACAATTCTTTTAGAAGATGTTGATACTAAGACAGGTTTAACTACTTTGAAAACAACTCATCGTCTACGTAATCTTAATCATCGgcatcattatcatcatcattataatacaaataatcaGAACAATcctaaaaattttaatgatgTCACTTACCCCAATTCGAGTGATAATATCCAGGCAACCCGAGCAGatattaatagaattaaaatGGTTACAAAATTAGTGATGGATAGTAAATATGGCTTAATGGATGACTTAAATGTGGAATTTAATACATTACAGAAGCCTTCACGAGATTCTGTGGAGAGTTTAGATGATCTTTCTTCAAGTTTAACACCTTCTTCTGTTGatgatataaaaaaatattctgaTTTTTACAATTGTAAGTctgataaaaatagaagtaAAAAGACCAAGAAAtcacaaaaaaataatgctGGAACTAAtcctaaaaaaaaaagtcaaAGTGTGGAACCTGCATTATTGTCTAGAGCTAGACGTTCGAGTACGCATAGAAGAAGTGTATCTACTGATACTTTTTCACGCCACGACCAACTAGAATTGGAATCCATAACTAATAGTACTTTAAAATACAATTTAACACATAAACCATTGACAGCCCCAATGTCtaaattttcaagaatCAATGCAGAAAGAACAAGAATTTATTTGGAGCACTATTATAATCTGTTACACAAATCTATCTCGCTAGACGGAATTGAAGTTATTCACGAGAATTTGGATGGTGTTTATAATCCATTACAAGTTAttagaaatagaaaattaagaaagaaatttaatgaattagtTCCAGGAACGTTATATATCCCAAAAACTCCAGTAATTgcaattaaagaattctCAAAAACCCCTGAAAAGACTTCTCCATGGTTTGTTGATTTACCTGAAAGATCTAGTGATATGGTATGGAGATCATCTCATTGGCATGATTTGGTGGATCACAGAGGCGAATATTGGTTTGAAGAACCTTCTGCTACTGCAACGgcaaatttaatatctaaGAATTATAAGAAATACtcttcattatcatatttaaaGACCAAGAGCGACTCTGGTACTCCACCTAGAGCATCCAATATCATATCAAGCTCAAATGCAAACATATATTTAAGTCCATCATCAAATCCAAGTCTAAGCGCAGACATATTTGCAAATACAACTACAATTGTGAGTAAAGATATATCGAAAAATTATACCATAACTAcacaaaatatattaccTAAATATGTAACTACCAAAATGAATAGCGTAAAAGAAGTCAGTACTTCACCAAAGCTTATTCAATTACCTGCTATTGTTACTCCtcaaaaatttgaaatttcaactATCAATAAAGCTAATGCTTTATCTGTCCCTGCAGGAAGTGGTTCTACAAATCCCGTTGGGAAGAGTGTCTCTAGCAATTATACAGAATCGATGCAGCATTTGAGTCTACTTGGATCTTTTGCAACCAAAACACAATCTAGAAATTCTCAAAAAACTTATTCGGATTCTCCAACTTCCAATGCTTCAATGCCGATAAATAATTCTGACACTACTAATTCGAAAATTGTCCTGAATGCAAGCACAGCCACTCACTCaactacaaataatattgaaactGTTTCTAccaaaaattcaaatagtaaagctaataatgaaaaagataatgACACTAACCAAAATCGATTAACTATTCCAGATCATGATACTTCAGTTTTGTTGGATGTGAACGTTAAAGATGCTCCTTTGGAGCAGCATTCACCAAAGaataaattggaaaaattgaTATCAAGAAGCCCTTGGAATAAAAATCAAGGTTCTACAAACATTATGGGACTTAAATCACGCTCTGCTTCATCAAAATCATCTAAAAAGGTTGGGTTTTATAAACTTTCTTCGAActctaattctaatttagGTGAAGCATTTAATATGCAGTACGTTTCAAATGATAGTATTGAAACCCAGGATTTGGGAAGTAAGCATAAAAACAACAGGCGAAAAAGCTCCTCAATGAAGAAACAATCTTTCTCACATTCTACTCATACCTATTTGGCACCAGAGGATGTAGTTACTAATTCACATCATAATTCTCAtcataattcttcatctggATCATCGCTATCAATAGTTCCTGAAAACAAAACCAGTAAACGTAATAAAGTAGtaagaaaattatcaagttcagaaaaaataaatgatcAGCCTCATTTATCACGGTTACGTGCTAAGATTCGTCATCCAAATGCattgaatataaatacTTCGTTTTTTAGTGGGAATTCAAACTCAAATGATTTTTCAACAAAGGCTTCTTACCAGCCTTCGCAAATTCGTTTAAGTTCAACAATGGATAACactattaatgataattcaaaaCTTACTACCGAATATACATCGAATACGAAATTGCACAGCCCTCGCCATTATGATcatgatgatgatattaataatccTAAGAGCGGTTACTATtctgaagatgaagaaacaGATGATAGTGTTCATTTTGATGATGACGAAGAAAATTCAGGGCTGGagtttaattataaaaagaaaacttTTACCAGCTTTGTACCATCTTATGATTTAGATATGCAGTTGCAAGAAGATTGGAAAGAAGCAAGATATGTCATGGGTACAGTTCATTTGATGCAGCATAGGAGAGAGATATTTCACAGTATTAAAAGgaaagaattgaataaaagaGTTTCTGAACCGGTTCAAAATGATGCGGCAGGATTGTTCTCCGATACTTCACAGGTTCTTGACAAATACAATTCAAGATTAGATACTGTCATATCGGATGCTGATAATTGGAACTCTAGATGGCTCAATGATTACTCTGTAAGAGTGCAAACACTAATATCTACTACTGATAGAATTATGACAGATATTAACACTACATTGACtctaaaattaaagttattccaagaaaatgcagaaaaatatgaatcattaaaaaatattcatgCCCAAAGGATgagtaaaatattatatagatgcttagaatttttattagttgtGTTTTTTACTATACTAAGAGTCATTGTTAGAGGCTTAAAAGACATTAGGCATATATTAGACCTATTTCTTGATCTGTTAACGTGGCTCCTATGGTAA
- the TRS20 gene encoding TRAPP subunit TRS20 (similar to Saccharomyces cerevisiae TRS20 (YBR254C); ancestral locus Anc_7.176), translating to MNYFVIVGPKDKFIYETYLGNSKDTVGGSGFPPHIRDLLPFILHSSLDLVYANKWGKDSEGLDNSRCYLGLLDFFFGLPITAYVTYSGIMFLMLHFNNQILRKLDTGIIDPTSNSKTAKQLAAIAPRVKNGYVEVFYREVHELYIKTLMNPFYHMGDPITSPLFSRKVHRLSKRYLH from the coding sequence atgaactACTTTGTCATAGTAGGTCCAAAGGATAAATTCATCTACGAAACTTACCTAGGAAATTCTAAAGATACTGTTGGTGGAAGTGGGTTTCCACCACATATTAGAGATCTCCTTCCATTTATTCTTCATTCTTCATTAGACCTTGTGTATGCCAATAAATGGGGCAAGGATTCTGAAGGGTTGGACAATAGTAGATGCTACCTGGGGTTGCtagattttttctttggatTACCAATTACTGCATATGTCACATATAGTGGGATAATGTTTCTTATGTTACATTTcaataatcaaatattgaGAAAATTGGATACTGGCATAATTGATCCAACTTCGAATAGTAAAACTGCTAAACAGCTAGCTGCAATTGCACCTCGTGTGAAAAATGGATACGTTGAAGTATTTTATAGAGAAGTTCATGagttatatataaagaCATTAATGAACCCGTTTTATCATATGGGCGATCCAATTACGAGTCCACTTTTCTCACGTAAAGTTCATAGATTGTCAAAACGATACCTACATTAG